GTGAGGGTTGAGGTTGTGAGGATTGAGGTTGTGAGGGTTGAGGTTGTGAATCTCTTGGAAAAACCTCATCTGTTGCTGGAGTAGAAAACACTCTTACATATTCAatcacatcatcatcaacattcaaaACAGGGACCtcccatcatcatcaacattcaaaACAGGGACCTCTACAGCCACAGTATATGCCTGCTGGGCCACAAGCTGCTCCTCAGCTTCTGCTTCCTCTGTCATCCTTCTATTCTCTTCCTCCATTAGCCTAATATTTTCAGCCCTGTTCTTCAAAGTTTTTGCCCAACTAGCTTCTGCAGACTAAAACAAAAGGGATGGTGTTTCTGTCTCTTCtataaacacttcaatttcACTATTCCCTTCATTCCACtcccacatttttaacattgcCCCATCATCAAATAACTCTAACTTACGATTTGTTCTAGGTTTAGTGACAAACAGGGTGAAGTATTTAGGGAGATATACGTTCTGTTTCACTGAATCCTCAAACATATACTTGATTAACTCCATCAAATTGGTCTTATCAGTGCCATCCACCCTCACATCAAAAGTACCCCCTGGAGCACGAACTAACAACCACATTGTACTCATCCTAACAACATTTACCAACAACACATTACATCACAATCCAAATTATAAATTGcatacaaaataaaaacacatcactttagcataattcaaatttgcatgcaacttatcacacttaaccctaaccctaactcaattttgcaaaaaaaaaaatacaaaatcagaACTCTAAATGCAAATGGATAAGGATAGGTACCTTGCGTATGCTTAATCCACTAAATTAGCGAAATTTGTGCGAAATTTAGTCACGACCACCtgtgtttgggttctaaatcacTTCACAAACTTGCAATTCACTTTACACAaatcgattttaaggatttttgatggattttaagggttctagATCAATGTAGACGAATACAAAGTTTCTTGAATGGAAaagaagaaagatggaggatcaattttttgaagaaatacgttgtgtttggggaagtcaagcctaacaatggcgccagttgaatgcgtaaaggcatactggtaatttaccacaaacggcacactaacggtAGTTGTCATTGATGGTAttttgtgctaacggacgtaaactcaatggtatatggtgaattaaaacatttcatgtggtatatggtgaatttcgaagaaactcagtggtatatcatgaaatatccgatcAAAAAAATGTATGTTGGCCACATGAAGAAtcgtggctctgataccatgtgaTGATTTgagaaagaaaatattatgtcATTCCAAATCAGAATTCTTGAAATACGAATGTGAGACACAAGCTCCTTATATAGAAGTgaggaaaaaaaataacaacCTGTATAGTTAGATACAATAACTTGTAACCACCTTtacaacaacaaacaaaaatacaaCCTATAAAACAAACTAATACATACAATCATATGAAAGCAGCAGACTAAAATCTTCCTTGCTGGGATGATGCTGAGCTATAATGTTGCTGAGTCGTCAGAAGAGAGCACAAAGGTGCTAGTGCTGAAGGTTATTGTAATCTGATATTCTTGCTGTAGTTTGATAATTTGAACACCATAAGATCTGAAAATCATCAACACTTATCTTAACATGTTCATATATGATTgagtaatttgttaatttttttcaatttactttgtTACAAAATCAAGTGATCATATATAAACTTATTTCGAAATTGAACAAATATATCTTTACAATTTGTTGATTGTTTGATTGATTGATACCATTTGTATGAGCACAAGTAATAGTTCTATGACATTGTGCAAATTCTTCTTAAAACTAGGTACAACTAGTGGTTTGGTACAGTAACTAAGTCGGTGGGGTATGGGTTGTGGTCGAAGGGGAGGTGAATGGTGGTATTTTGGTGTGGTTGTTGAGGTGAAGGTGGTTTGGTGGGGTTTGATCTGGGTGGGGTTCGAAATACCGGTGTTcttgatatttttttcaaaaacgcTAAGTGAAGTTGTAATAAAACGGGTTAAAGTGAACCGGATAAATTCACACAAATATGAATTTCAATCCACGCATCGGACATTAAATTAAACCACTTTTAGGACTGATGACGTTCTAgcgataaagaaataaaatagtaatgacGAAATAACAATACAGCGGAAGTCTAAAACTACAACTTGAGAACCTACTGGCCTATACAATCTAATTCAAAATGTACTgactgaaataaaaataataaagtttggatggataaaattctaatagtaaTTTCGGCATGATAGTCAGCTGGACTACAGGTTCTATTAGAAGAGTCCTCACACACTAGTCCCCACCTGCaagtcaacctactagtcgtcgaatAACAACATCATAACAAGTTCCAAAGCACAtaacaatacacgtcagagacaacATACAATGTATTATTTGAGTTACACACAAGTaatgagttcatcctagcatgcaaaggctctattagTTAATTGTCACGTTTGACTTTCCAAACCCCAACTCATGTCGTTGCCCGTCCAGTTTGGGTTGACAGAGTATTCTCAaaattttggaggaatacacaagggagagctaatcccaaggaaacctccgacctaagacgttttccgtcctgttcgggtcgtcaaaggcacaagtatgcatacccccatggtgatcaTAATGATccaaactgccatgggaacaataacaatgaTATTCCAATTCCAATTAAATAGCCCCATTTAGGTAACTACATAACCATCCTCAAATTCCAATTTAAAACTCTTTACCAATTATTTTAGGGGTCTAAATCTTACGTGATAAACCACATCACAATATAGAATGAGtacaacattactttacataaccGATTACAAttgtatggtctaagcgtgtaccttagtAGCACAATTAAAGCAACTCAAGCGCTTCGCGATTTGAatctcaacctcttatgaatcgaggtcctaaacacaacacatacaaaaatcacgtattagaacgtgtttacacatttattcCACTCCATACCATTAAGGCACTactaaaactttataattttaaatgatttcacCCAAATTCCAAAAATTCCAAAATTTGAAATCTAACCAGTAACTTAAacggccatttcggacagtttagaaaattcaaatgaaaaattcgacttcaccactgcgtccggaaggcatcaattaccttgggtaccaaatttcataatttctaacatccatttaccatttttaattaattttagcgttTAACGAGTTCTGAATACAACGGATAAGTGAAACGACAACAAAACACACTCGACATCTCGGATCGGGGCGCGACTACCGAGACAGTAGTTGCTGtccctttttttatatatatacatatttttttattatttaaatcattaaatccCTTTAATCTCATTCTTATAATTACAAAACTAAACCACAATACATACAAACCCATAATCACTACTACTAATTGAATCTCAATAGTGAACCAACCAAAACTCTTAACACTTACAcaactcaatatatatatacatctactcATATACAACGCTTCATTATAATCAAGACATGAgaaatcatcaaattaaaaatattcccATAACTCataaagagaaaattataataaactatctATTCTATACccctttttgcaaaaaactaccttatctaaaattttttgcaaaaaactaccttatataatacatttgtttgcaaaacactaccttataacggtttttagcgTTTGACCGTTTAAATTAaccgttgactatcacgtgatagtcacgtgaCCTTATAAACCTTTCCTTCTTCATTTCAGGCTCTTCCAGGCATCTGAATTCCCCAAATTCTGCTGGAATTTCACCTGAGAAATTGTTGTTGTATAATTAAAGCCAAACAAGCTTATTCAAGTATTTCAACTCAGATAAATCACCTTTTAATCTGTTATTACAAGCATCAAATTGCTCCAAATTTGTCAGAATTCTGATGACGACCGTAAAAGTTTGCAGAGATTTTTAGTACATCTAGTTGTGTAAAATACGAGACCGGACCGCGGAATCACCATAGTAGATTATAATTTCATAACTCAATCAAGTGCAATTCTTATgcacattttattattttataagatATGGTAATTATCTAACTAAAACTTATTTATTGATCTTGAAATATAATCAGATTATAATTCAATACCAATCTAACATATATTTTtcacacaataaaatataattcatttatCTTTGCCTATACAATTAGTCCTCAACTTAAGAATCACAATGCAAAGTGTGACCCCCTTGATCTTATTCATCCAACACATACAAGATACAACATTCACAAAATACAATCAATTAAATCAAAACCTCACATACATTCATAACCACAAAAGAGtaactaaaaaaaaagagaaaatagaacAAATTAGAAAATCCCCCTATCATACACAAGCACAAACTTTTCCAATGACTACCTTTTAGAAAGCAAGGAATAGAGAAGAACCCACAAATGCACCAATAGAACCCACAAAACTCAAAACATAAAATGCAGCATTATTTTTAGGAGGGTTAGAATCAGCTGAGGGAGCTGGGGTGGACCCCTCATCAGATGGTGGGGACGCAACTGGCGGTTGTTGATCACTGCTGGTGGTCGGGGCGGGCGAAGGTGTGATGGTTGGAGGCGAAGGCAAAGGCGTAGGCGAAGGCGGAGGAGAAGGTGGTGAGTTTTTGTTGGCAGTTCTATCAGCCATAACAATCACCACAAGCTTTTCATTTTTGTTACAATTGTCTTTGTTGCCACTGATGAAGTAATAAGGGCCTGACTTGGTTAGCTTAAACTCTGTATTTCCATCAGTATACTTTGCAATTGGTAAGTTTGTGTTGCAATTGTCAAAGTCTTGTTTTGATACTTGTAGCACTGAATCTGTTGCTGCTGGGTATTTGAACACTGAAATAAGGGGAAATGGGTTACAATCTTAACTTCAATTTATCTGTTTGTTAATTTCAAGCATTCTTATAATCAACAACAATATTTCATTCAAAGTCATAAGTGGCTTCCACTTAAATTGAAGTTTGAATGGGTCGTATGCAGAGGCAGAGCAAATATTATAGAATCctatatattttttgatgttCAGAAAATTGAGactcttcatcaatcattgatGGTAACATAAGAACTAAAATATAATGTTGGTAAGTTTTGAACCCTTAAACAACAATATCACAAGAAGACATGAGACAAAATGAGCTATATTTGACCGATAAActataagaaatttattaatatataaggcTCCTGTTTTCAGGGGCCCTAGAAGGTTGGACACTTTTAATTGGCCTAGAACTTTGCATCAGAGTGTCTAACTAGGGGCGAAATGAATGATCGCTTAGGAACCTCCTTTTGTGGCCCCTACCCACATATAAAGTGTTTGCCCACTGCTTTATACAAAACTAAACACCATAAGTACCGTTCAACTTTTACGACTAGTTAATTGTTCATGACTCTTGTTTTTCTAATCTTGTTCAGATTTCTAACTTGTGTATTTGTGATGGTCATATGACTGTCATTAAAcattttcttatatttattatttattatttaatattagtCCATATACATTACCCATGAATTCGATAACAAGAAAATGCATAAACTAATGAAAAATGATTTCTCCACGATGACAACAACATCAAAGCCTTACGCTCAAAAGATTGAGATccactaataaaaatataatgaaaagtAAGGAGAAAGAGCATACTAAATACTTACATAGTGAATCACCAATTTGGAAACGCATTTTTTGAGCCCATTCATTAAAAACAGGAGCATTATCAGAAGGAACAGACCAACCTTTAGAACCACCTACACTAAATGTGGTTGCTTCACCTCTGTTCATCAATAGAACAAGACTAACTACCCCAATTAGTGCCCTTAATGCATTCACAAACTTATAATTCTTAACCTCCATACTCACTCACTACTGACTATACCCTTAAATTGGAGGACTTATACAAGTAAATATAAGTTGAATGAATTGAATTAAGGTGTATCTATGAGATGAGATGAGATGAAATGAGATTGAAGGGTATACGTAGAGGAAAACAGAAATAAAAAGATGGGAACTTTGTCTTTAATTTGGAAACTGTAAGAATGAAGATTTTGGGGGTTTCTTAGCATTTAGAACAAGGCATAAGGCCACTTTATGCTAAATCATGGTGTTTTAGATGCTTTTTTTACTGGTGAATGGTGATGACTTTATATGGAGGTTAATACTTTGCTTTGACTGCCTTCTCAGAATATTCATATCTTGCTGTTTCAGTCAGATTGATCGTGTGACAGTGGCCCTCGGGTGATTCTGCGCATGGAGGCAggataaaaattgacaaatttttttgaaagtttcgtgtaatttaaaaaattatgatgtttttctaacaattttatatCTTAAAGCACTTAACATTTACTATGTAGTTTAATATTAAGACTCGTAATTTTTTGGGACTCTATATGGTGGAACATGATAAACATACTTAGAATCTCCCCCGTCTAGACATGTGAAAGGTGCCAATCACATAGGGTCTCATGATTTCAGGGCTTTCAAATATTAATTGACCTTAGTTTACACCAACTTTGATGTAGTCTAAATACTTATTTTAGGTcctaaaataatgaaaaaaaataaacagtTCGTCTTGTATTCGATGaaacaacctcaaaacaagaaaccTATAAGTTAAAAGTTTCTATTGTTGAGTTATTTAATccaagtatgaggcatgtctcatagtgagaccgtctcatacaaaaatttgttaaaaataaaataaatagggcCTCTAAAATGAATTTGTATTTTTGCTCCATCCATGAATGACACGTAGCACAATATGAAACAAATACTTCATATGTCCCTCATACAAGCATAATTTAATTCCAAAAGCTCTTAGACTATCACATATTCAAGttaaatgatattttttcagAGGAACAGTTAAATGATGTTTTTTTAGAGGAACGTAGGCGGTATCTCTTACAATTAGCATTCATTGTTGTGTGATTGCTACATTTGCAACCTACCCTTAAAAAATCTcacattaaaaacattaaatatagCAATCTTGATCAACGGGATTGTATATGAGCAGATCAGGAACATAAAATATGATGTTAATGAATCAGATAAAAATATTACATTCGATGATATTTTAAATAAGGCAGTTTTCCATCTAGGTCGATTTTTTATatcattatataatatattgtaagaaaaagacTAATTAACATACGAACTCAGCTACTTTCTGAAAAAATTTTACTTGTctatcaataaacaatgattataTTTGTGTTCTACTTCCTTcggtttttaattaattattacagTTTCTTTAGCAATTACTGTTCATCAACTgattttatttgtatatattgctAAAAATGCCTACGCAACTAATTGGACTGTTttgtaaatgatttttaaattgaCTTGTTATCAGCTattagattttaattttttggttgattaaaaacaaaaaaagtgtttggtaaaatgattgttaagccaaaataaaaaagctaattgATTATCTTTTTTATTGGCTTTAGGCTCATTGTATaatttttcacaaattgttgaaagagacggtctttttgagagacgtgTCTATTTAGGCCGACCAAtatgttattaaaaaaatttaaacatacAAACAAACACGCAATTTTTAACCTGCTTTAACCTATTGAattaagttggtgttttaagttattgaagttgatatttttacttatttgagttggtgttttaactcATTAAAAAAGGTATTTAAATCTATTTggagttgatattttaacttcTTAAGTTGTTAATCtattgaaattgatattttaacatattgaagttggtattttaacctatttaaGTTGATGTTTTATATTgcttaagttggtattttaattttaaagttggtgttttaattttaaatttggtgTTTTAACATATTAAGTTAGTACTTTAACttattaaagttggtgttttaatctATTCGAGCTGGTGGTTTaacatattaaagttggtatttgaaCCTATTTGGAGTGTTGTTTTAACCTGTTAAGTTTTTAACCTATTGAGaatggtattttaacctattcaAGTTGGAATTTATCctgttgaagttggtattttaatctGTTTAAATTGGCGTTTTATGTTggttaagttggtattttaacttatttaagtTGGGATTTctacctattgaagttggtattttaacatattaaatttggtGTTTTAACTTGTTGAATGAGATATtttaaagttggtgttttaaccaaCTACAGCAGGTTAAACACACCAACTTTAATGGGTTAAAATATTAACTCCtctaggttaaaataccaacttttatAGGATAAAACTTTAATACTTCAAATACCAGCTTTattaggttaaaataccaactcgAATAGGTTGAAAATTCaactttaatatgttaaaacactaactttaaatataaaatgttaGAGGGTTGGGCCTGTATAGCCGTCTCTATAAAATACGGTCTCTCGAGACACTAGCTGtaattctttttatataaaCAACAATCAGCTAGTCTATACTTAATTTTGCCAAACATCTCCTTCAATTGGTTTATTCAGATAACTTAAAAGctaacatatatatgtatatatatatatatagtatatatatatatatatatattatatatatatatatatatatatatatatatatatatatatatatatatatatatatatatatattatatatagtatatatatatatatatatatatatatatatattatatatatatatatatacatatatatatatatatatacatatatatatatatatacatatatatatatatatatacatatatatatatatatatacatatatatatatatatatatacatatatatatatatatatatatatatatatatatatatatatattatatatatacatatacatatatatatatatatacatatacatatatatatatatatatatatatacatatacatatatatatatatatatatatatatatatatatacatatacatatatatatatatatatatatacatatacatatatatatatatatatatatatatatatatatatatatatatatatatatatatatatatatatatatacatatacatatacttatatatatatatatatatacatatacatatatatatatatatatatatatatatatatatatatatatatatatatatataatatatatatatatatatatatatatatatatatatatatatatatataatatatatatatatacataacatatatatatatatatatacatatatatatatatatatatatataatatatatatatatatatatatatatatatataatatatatatatataatatatatatagtatcatatatatatatatgtatactatatatatattatatatatatatatatatataaatatatatatatatatataatatacatatatatatatatatatatacatatacatatatatatatatatatatatatatatatagttatatatatatatatatatgataatatatatatatatatatatatacatatatatatatatacatatatatatatatatatatatatatatatatatatatatatatatatatatatatatatatatatatatatatacatatatatatatatacatatatatatatatacatatatatatatatacatatatatatatatatatatatatatatatatatatatatatatatatatatatatagtatacatatatatatatgtatacatatatatatatatatatatatatatatatatataattatatatatatatatatatatatatatatatgtgtgtgtatatatatatatatgtgtgtgtgtgtgtgtggggtgtgtgtgtggggtgtgtgtgtataatatatatatatgtatatatatatatatatatatatatatatattatatatatatgtatatatatatatatatatatatatatgtgtgtatatatatatatatgtgtgtgtgtgtgtgtgggtgtgtggtgtgtgggtgtgtgtgtataatatatatatatatgtatatatattatatatatacatattatatatatatacatatacatatatatatatatatatatatacatatacatatatatatatatatatatatataatatatacatatactatatatatatatatatacatataatatatatatatatatatataatatatatatatatatatatatatatatatatatattatatatatatatatatatatatatatatacatatacatatacatatatatatatatatacatatacatatacatatatatatatatatatatatatatatactatatatatatatatataatatatatatatatatatatatatatataccatatacatatatatatatatatacatatacatatatatatatatatatatatatatatatatatatatatatatatatattatctatatatatatatgtatacatatatatatatatatgtatacatatatatatatatatatatatatatatatatatatatatatctatatatatatatatacatatacatatatatatatatatatatatacatatacatatatatatatatatatatatatatatatatatatatatatatatatatatatatatatatatatatatatacatatatatatatatatacatatatatatatatatactatacatatatatatatatatatatatatatatatatatatatatatatatatatatatatatacatatatatatatatacatatatatatatatacatatatatatatatacatatatatatatatatacataNNNNNNNNNNNNNNNNNNNNNNNNNNNNNNNNNNNNNNNNNNNNNNNNNNNNNNNNN
The sequence above is drawn from the Amaranthus tricolor cultivar Red isolate AtriRed21 chromosome 5, ASM2621246v1, whole genome shotgun sequence genome and encodes:
- the LOC130814298 gene encoding early nodulin-like protein 9, translating into MEVKNYKFVNALRALIGVVSLVLLMNRGEATTFSVGGSKGWSVPSDNAPVFNEWAQKMRFQIGDSLLFKYPAATDSVLQVSKQDFDNCNTNLPIAKYTDGNTEFKLTKSGPYYFISGNKDNCNKNEKLVVIVMADRTANKNSPPSPPPSPTPLPSPPTITPSPAPTTSSDQQPPVASPPSDEGSTPAPSADSNPPKNNAAFYVLSFVGSIGAFVGSSLFLAF